In Erigeron canadensis isolate Cc75 chromosome 6, C_canadensis_v1, whole genome shotgun sequence, the following are encoded in one genomic region:
- the LOC122605522 gene encoding uncharacterized protein LOC122605522 — MMMPGKVILLPKSESSSKEVFCKPYFEHLNENVGKKATDSFLQLPSGGNEVVYCNMEVAVAEVEYIESEKLNGLEDIDKSLKMLVPGLESKDWVLLCETLNNVRRFSIYHKEALQDILDKVIPLIVKSLKNPRSAVCKTSIMTSADIFKAFGDQVIDLLDPLLVQLLLKSSQDKRFVCDAAEKALMALTTWVSALLLLPKLLPHLKNRNPRIRAKASMCFSRSVPRLGTEEMKTYGMDKLIQIAASQLSDQLPESREAARALLLELQTAYNKSPVGAPQPDVPSEEPQMYSWEQFCESNLSKLSAQAVLRVTSVAHEGLVAGS, encoded by the exons ATGATGATGCCGGGAAAGGTTATCTTGCTGCCTAAATCTGAGAGCTCAAGTAAAGAAGTGTTCTGTAAACCCTATTTCGAGCATCTCAATGAAAATGTTGGAAAAAAGGCCACGGATTCATTTCTTCAATTGCCTTCGGGTGGAAATGAGGTAGTGTATTGTAACATGGAGGTGGCGGTTGCTGAAGTAGAATACATTGAATCTGAAAAATTGAATGGTTTGGAAGATATCGACAAGAGTCTAAAG ATGCTTGTACCTGGTTTAGAGTCCAAAGATTGGGTTCTGCTGTGTGAAACACTTAATAATGTAAGGCGTTTCTCGATATACCACAAGGAAGCATTGCAAGATATACT AGACAAGGTGATTCCTCTCATAGTGAAATCCTTAAAAAATCCAAGAAGCGCTGTTTGTAAAACCAGCATTATGACTTCTGCAGACATTTTCAAAGCATTTGGTGACCAAGTTATTGATTTACTGGACCCTCTG CTTGTACAACTTCTTCTCAAGTCCTCACAAGACAAACGGTTTGTATGCGATGCTGCTGAGAAGGCGCTAATGGCTTTGACAACTTGGGTTTCAGCCCTTTTATTGTTACCTAAATTACTACCCCATCTTAAAAACCGCAACCCTCGGATCAGGGCAAAAGCGTCAATGTGCTTTTCTCGCAGTGTGCCACGACTG GGTACGGAGGAAATGAAAACATATGGGATGGACAAACTGATCCAAATAGCTGCATCCCAGCTTAGTGACCAGCTACCTGAATCCCGAGAAGCTGCTCGTGCACTCCTGTTGGAGCTGCAGACCGCATATAATAAATCTCCTGTTGGGGCTCCACAACCAGATGTGCCGTCTGAGGAACCACAGATGTACTCTTGGGAACAGTTCTGTGAGTCAAATCTGTCAAAGCTAAGTGCTCAAGCCGTCCTTCGAGTCACTAGTGTTGCCCATGAGGGTCTTGTTGCAGGTTCGTGA